Within Vicia villosa cultivar HV-30 ecotype Madison, WI linkage group LG1, Vvil1.0, whole genome shotgun sequence, the genomic segment AGACGAGTGGTCGGATATTATGTGGGATGGAAAAATGAATAAAACGGAAGCAAAAGAAAAAAACCTAAGGAATTTTTCTAGCAACTGATACCATAAAGAAACAAATAATCTGTATTTCTTTGATATATCAGTAAGTAATACCTGAAAGGTATTTatagaatacaaggatatatcaATAATCCTAATTCTGGCTAGAGAATCAGATCCATTATTCTCCCTTTAAATGCTAATTCTAAACATGGTAGAAGATAACTAATCACTAATTCTTATTAGCTAATTACTGATTAGTATTTACAATGAAATTTATGCTGAGTTGTATAACATAATATGTTGATTATGTacttatctctctaataacttccAACAATATGTAAAATAGTGGAAGACCAAACAAATTTTCAATGGTCTGTCAATGGATACTCAATTAAGTGCTAACAAGGACAAATATGTTGAACCAATATTAATATGGTGCATAAATCTTTCTTTCCTCATCTATTTTAAATTCTAGAATTGCATGTGGATAGATTTTAACAGCTTATAGGTtttgtttgggagtttgaaggaaagaggaagagaagactttgaaaaacaatttttttttaaaaaaaatagagcaatctttaacattttttgaaaaaaagattttgaatgaaATGATAAACTATTGTTTatcattaacattttttttaattattggaaTCATATAACAACCTAATTATATTTGAACAATTTGTCTAAGCTCTCCAAAACTCTCCTCCAATATAAATTTTTAGTTCCCCCAAATTAGGGGGATTTTGTTTTGTGAATAAAAATATATCCCCCAAAACCCTCCCCACCTAAATCTTTCTATTATTTACATTCAATTCTTTCCTTTTTTCaaagcccccccccccccccccccccccattccCCTAAAAACTCTCAAATAAAGTCATAGTGATTTATGTATAAGCGTAGGCCTGTGATAGATTTAGTCATCCAAATAGTATTTCTAATGATTATAATTGTATATACAATTAATGTTAGATTTTTTGTTCGATTTATAATATTCAATTTAGACATTGtgtgtaaattgaatttgttaaTTGATGCACTACTCATTTGAGCATCTTTATTTATCACATTCATTGTATTCTCTGATAGTCTGAATAAACTATGAaatcaattcaaatgcaattttgTAACTATTCCACTGTCACACTTCTGCTTATAAACATTTGATTTCAAAGTTTTATGTTTGAAAATGGTTTTAGGGGAACACTATATTTAACTCCCTCCCTCTTATAGACCATTTTACATCCATATTCCACCAAACATACATAAGCCCAACTCACCAGATGTATTTGTGAAGGGGAAATTCTTAAATGATTCATGACCCCCACCTCAAACTCATTGAAAGGAAGTCTAAATATCATTCTAGCGaactgatcggtcaccaattttactTACTTTCCATCGATTATTTGGTAAGAAATCGCTCATTCCGGTAACATCATGGTTTAGTTTTCAAtcgctttatttaattttcttcacattttgcaaatgagttcttgtttatttttattgctaATTAGATGCTTTTAAGACTTGTTTTGGTAGTGTTTATTGATTTCAGGAAATAGGAAAGTTTCAAAAAGAATTAGAACAAGAGCGGAAGAAAACGTGGACAGCCAGTGTCGTTTGACgcggccagtgtcatttgacgcGACCAGTGTCATTTGACATGGGCAGGAGCTAAAGAAGAATGGcatgggcagaagctgacacgggcaaccagtgtcatttgacacggccagtgtcatttgacacggccagaagctgaagaagagtacatgggcagaagctgacacgggcagcccgtgtcatttgacacggccgtgtcagcgtggACGTGAGTCATTGGAGCTTTTTGCTGATTTTTCACTTTGGACTCATTAAGGGCAATTTTGTCATTCTGCACCAGATGGAAACATAGTATCACTACTTAAACCTATTTTTCATGGGAAGAGGGCATCTTTTtggaattgaattttgatttttcacGTACAATTTGGGAGAAGAGCAGATACATGCAATTGTTGGGAAAACGGAGATCTCTCAACCGCGGAagctattgaagatcaaagtcatccTAATTCTATTGTAATGATTTTCTCTTTCactatgtttgtttttaatttcatgaacatgagaggttaaaccccccaatgctagggggtgtccctgatttcctattgtaatgacaatttgcttattttattagtaatttcatgacttttcactatcatctttttatatagtgttcttaatgcaaaccattattggaaaataaggttttgatttatggttaatgttaggttggaaaaccaaggttaatgcttttgtataaaaatataaatctgtATAATCAAGGAATTGAGATATAGATTTGTAACCGTAAGTTTTCTGTTGAAACAAAGAGATTAGTATTCTTATTATACCACGAAGGAATTTGggtataaaagaaatattaaatgattttcttTAATGGAATTTTGGAAAGTCTCACTCAAAATTTGGTGATGATATGAATTAGTGATGATCTGACTAATTTTAAGAGTATTGTTATTATAAGGAATTTCATACACAATCCCCTAGCATTactttcttatttgtctaatacaagtttatttagttgttatttttttaattcatattttataattttgcaaacaacattgaaacaaaccaaggagtttttgttcaattgaatttgttAAAACACTTAAGTTTCTGCGCAGTCCTCAAGAGATCGACACTGGGGATAACCCCAATTATTACTACATCGAGAAAATAGTGCACTTGCTATAATTTTCCGACCACGAACTAACACCCATGTAATGGTAACAAACATTCATTAGAAAGGCTGCACAAtattttattaagttttattATAGAGACCGACCAATCAGAAGACAAACCCACATTCCAATGAGAATTTTACATCTGACGTGCCTCATTGAAGATAAAAGTCATCTCCACGATATCCCTTTACTCCCATGGGTACTGATCTACATCAACATGAAGCTCGAAGTCATGTTATCGCCTCTGAACCATCTAATTCTCACTGTCAACAAGCCAAAAAATCACAACTCTGAGTTATGGAAAGTGATCGATACTTACGGTACCACCTAACCTCATCTTCACTAGGTTATCGACTGTTCGAATGCCTACAAGCCTTAATGTAAGAGCGGGCTCTTCGATCACCCTAATATTCCCTTACTGTCTCCAAATCTACTTTAAGTATTTCAGGGAAAGTCAAACCATGACCGACCTATCTAATGTCGATCCTAAACGAGCTTGTTGCCCCATCTCCCTCTACATTCACCTCGATCTCCTCTTCATCCTAGGGACTTTCAAACCCATTAACATTACCTTGAAAACTCCTACAACGTCAAAACTGTCACTAATCTCTATAAAATCTATGAGATGGTGTCTCATTGCTAAAGGAACCACATCTAGTATCGCAGGATCAACCACCCAAGTGCGCAAGGAAGCGACACTTATAGCATCCCCACAAGATATATCTACAAATACATTATTCGAGTTCCTATGTTGTCCATGACTAAGAAATAATAGGAACAACCACtactataaatattatattaaattttcaCTTCAGTCAAAAATAAAATCGAGACATAATGACAATGTGCACtataaaaaaataaggataaaattTGAATGagtgtaaaaattaaattcattgaattttttttataaatttttttatacatgATCTCGGAGGGAGTATttgataagaaaaagaaaaaaaagacccAATTAAATGTGAGATGTGTAGCGGGCAAAGACGTAATGAATGATTAACACGTCTAATTTGGGGATAGGTAAGATCCATACATTTACTTCATGCAGAGGATGAGGTGCACGAATCCGGTTCCTATTTTTTATGGTAACACCACTTCATTCATTCTACTACTATAATGTAACCACTTCTTTTCTTACActcaaactagtaacaaacccgtgcgttcgcacgggttctggtacgggacgcgcatttgtttcagatatatattttttaatagaaaaatatctagTTACCcatggaaaaataataattgaatgtataattgataaaaaaatattttgatcagtaacttcatgtcccgttaataatcaatattttgatttataacttcatgttctcgtgtacaaatattagtttgatcaataacttcatgtccctgtgtaccttaaaaaaatattttgatcagtaatttcatatcccgtaataatcaatattttgatcagtaatttcatgtcccgttaataatcaatattttgatcaataacttcatgttcttgcaaGTATATtgtttttggatcataaatattatctttcgtatataaaaatatttagatcaataatagatttttttcccatatacaaatattatttatgtttaggtatcacttacaaaaatatcttaatcaatagtaaattttcgtatataaaaatatttagatcaataatagatttttttcgtatacTATAATTTGgtaccatttataaaaaaaaattggatcaacGGTAAACtctttctcgtatataaaaaattgttgtttataaaaaaaattgtatcaacaatatatttatttatatttatgaaaatatttatatcaacggtagatttttttctcatttataaaaatatttgtatcaataatataattttttccatttataaaaatatttgtatcaataatataattttttccatttataaaaatatttgtatcaacaataaaaaaaattcatttataaaaataatactgtttattaaaatatttggatcaactaTACATTTTATCAATTAGCTCATTTCTTTCGTATTTGAATCAATAACTCACTTCCATTTATTTCATGTAGTTGTAAAATTTACAcacaaaaattaacaaaatgaaTTCTTATTTAATAACTTGTATTTATATCATAAATTCTGGATGAATTTGCAAATTTGAAACAAAATagaccaaaataaataaatataataaaaaatatgacaCCCAAAATACatttcattcaataaaaaatataataaatataataaaaaaatatgacacCCAAAAGAGTAATTTTACTAAAATCTTTTGCATGAGTGTATCAATACTACAATACCACTTTTTCATCCACCATAGTTTTGCTGTTAGTAAACTCTTTTACAGATGATATAAAGTGGAAAAATCAACTTTGATTATCATTATCAGACATATCATGAAAAATGTATGTTCCAGGAGAAAAGaagaataatttttaattttatttttcaaatgaaTATAACTATTAGAGAAAGTAGAGTGAAATATAAAaatgagagagaagagaaagaaataaaaattatgcATGAAAAAGTGAATGGAAGAAATTAAGAGAAAAAATTGGAAATAAATTAAGAGAGAACTTTACTTTTATAAAGAAAAAGAGTGTTATAAGAAGTgtataagagaagtttgaaatttgatatttaaattttaaatttaaaaattgagTAGTAAGAGTGAAGTTTATAAAAGAGAAAAGTATGGATGCAGTAAAGATGGTCATTTATTGAAACATTATATTGCAATATAATAAAAAGACATTAAGAAAAGTAATTTGCAGACGGATTAGATAAAACAATATGTTgttttggaaatgataaaaaagaaattgaaaaacaggtcaaattaaaaaatgttggtattccaacaatattttttttttttggcttttatactaccggtttagtccggttcgggggcgagttctggcatcaagtggttccatccccctcccgatcgcagttgcgggggatcgaaccgtggttctccctaccaagtccagcgccaatcaccactggatcaACTAACGATTGGTCTATTCCAACAATATTTATATACTATAGAAcatgtcattttaatttttccatattttttttaaataagtaaatatactatatatttaatatattaaagataaAAGATATTCATCAAATTTTAAAAGATTCAGCATCAATATAATTTCAATAACAATTATTATATTACAAAAAGAAGTCTTATGTTAAAAAAAATCTTCACTCTCACAAAGAGAACTCTTCTTCCTCTCATTACAATATCATCCCAATCTACCTTCTATATTGACATAGTCTTTCTAcaaaatttattaagtttttctcgccatttgtatttttaaaaaatgaaacaatctaaagaaaataatttaaaattaatttaaaaataaattaaactatatctaaagttaaaaataatttaaatttgttaaaatgttttattttattaaatattatattaaattttcaCTTCAGTCAAAAATAAAATCGAGACATAATGACAATGTGCACtataaaaaaataaggataaaattTGAATGagtgtaaaaattaaattcattgaattttttttataaatttttttatacatgATCTCGGAGGGAGTATttgataagaaaaagaaaaaaaagacccAATTAAATGTGAGATGTGTAGCGGGCAAAGACGTAATGAATGATTAACACGTCTAATTTGGGGATAGGTAAGATCCATACATTTACTTCATGCAGAGGATGAGGTGCACGAATCCGGTTCCTATTTTTTATGGTAACACCACTTCATTCATTCTACTACTATAATGTAACCACTTCTTTTCTTACACTCAAATGAGTTTACGCCTCCATTTCCAATCCATCCTCACCCCCAATTTTCTCCATTACACACCAAGGTTCATTCTCTTCATCCCTCTTCTCTTTTATACTCCCTCCTCCTTCCCTTGCATGTCTCATTGTTGATTAATCTTGTCTTTTTCTCTAAAGGGTCTCGTTTTCTACTTTTTCTTCTGGGAAAATGGAGGCTGTCAAATCGAGTTCGGAATCGACCGTGGCTGATCCTGTTTTGCTCCACTCTAAAATTGCCGCTATTCGCTCCGCCGGTCCTCAAAAGCTTCAGGTTTTTTACCCCCTTTTCATTCATAATTGCGTTTCATGCAACCAAATTTGTCACATTTTCTATTTCATACACTCCATAGTTCTATTATTATACTCTCATTTTAGTTGCATAACACAAAATTGGGACACACTTGTATTTTCATGTTTGTAGGTGATTGCTGATTTTGATGCCACATTGACAAAGTTTTGGGTTAATGGAACTCGTGGCCAAAGTATATATATTCCCCCTTTTCTTCTCCTTACATGTCCAAAACTAGGAAATTTGCTATGTATTATATTAACCTAATCATATCATTTGTAGCTAGTCATGGCCTTTTGCAGCAGGATAATCCAGAATATAATGCTAAAAGACAACAGTTATATGAACATTACCATCCATTAGAATTTTCTCCTACTCTTGGACTTAAAGAGAAAAGGAAACTCATGGAAGAGTGGTATGTCCCTCAGTTTTAATGAGTAGAAATCGAACTCAGTATCCTAGACCAGAATTTATAATACTCACACACACACATAACACCAAAACGATTAGCGCTAGACCCTGGTGGTATAGTCATATTCGATATTGACATTAATGTTTGCTGCTGAAACTTGAAATTTGATTTATTATTAGGTGGGGAAAAACGCACGGTCTTCTTATGGAGGGAGGACTTACATATGAATCAATAAAACAATCAGTTGCTAATGCTAATATAGCTTTTAGGGAAGGTGTTTCTGAGCTTTTTGAATATTTGGAGGTATATTTCTGAGTTCTTATATCTTGATATGTTCATCTTATATCAAGCGAGTTTATGAAATCTAATATACATATGTATGTGAAGATTCTATTGCTTCTGATATTGGATCCCATTTTCCGTTTTGTTATTTTCAGGAACAAGACATTCCTGTATTAATATTCTCTGCAGGGCTTGCCGATATCATTGAAGAGGTCTGAAAAGTTAATTTTGTTTTATGTTAGCAAGGTTACTGGGCGTTTTCTCTTCACTTTCTTGTCTGTTATTAAGTGTGCCTCTCAATCTCTATTTGTCACTTTTTTCTAATAATAACAGGTTCTAAGACAGAAGCTTAAGAGATCCTTCAAAAATGTGAAGATAGTATCCAACAGGATGGTTTTTAATGATGATGGTCAACTTGTATCTTTCAAAGGTGATTCTATGCCACtaacattttttatttgtatttgtttGCTTTTCATATTGATGTTCATGTCTAAATACATCTTTCAGAGGCTGAGGCATTACATAATTGTTCTTAGGTATCACTATTATTAGCGAAAAGCATATTTATATTACAATGTTAATTTAGTTGTTTCCAGTTTAACCCCTAGTGAATGAGTCTGGAAAAAAAGTATGACAAGATCTATTATGTTTTTTGTTATGAGTTATAACTTCTTAACAAACAAGGAGGTTAATTGATGAAATGTCACTTAGAGTTAGGTGGAAATTTTTTAAACATGCGAAGGTTACCTGTTTACTTTCATATAGAGTTGCTTTGCCTTGGAAGAGAACAAGGTTATGTAGTTTTTCCATTTCACATTCAGAAGGTTTTCCACCTTTAATGTTTTTATGACGTTATTCTTCTTTACGGTGTTTTTGCCCTTCTGAATTACGTAGAGATGGAGATTTGTTCTGATATTCCCAACCCTACCCTATTTAGTGTAAATAAATCTATCTTATGCTAATTCCTCTGTCATTCACAGAAGTTAACGAGGTATTCAGCTACGGTAACCTCAAAAAAATTACAGATTGTCTTTGATTCCAAGAATCTTGGAccataaaaaactaaataaatgtGTAACTGTTGTTATGTAATTTGATATTGCCCTTCACATATAGCTGTGTTTTGATATATCCTAACTTGGAACTTTGAAGCTTATGGATGAACTGAAAAGAAACATTTCACATGCCTGTGTTAGTTGATAAGTTGGAATGGAATTGGGGTATTTGAGATAAAGTGCATTTTTTCGAGTTGAATTTAGACATCTTGATAAGAACCGGTTATTaattttttcttctaaattttaATTACAGGAAAATTGATTCACAGCTTAAATAAAAATGAGCATGCTCTTGATATGGCTGCGCCTGTTCACGAACACTTTGGTGATATCGATGGTCCAGCTGATGACAATGATTTGCTCAAGAAGAGAACCAATGTTCTCCTCCTTGGTGATCACACTGGAGACTTAGGAATGTCCGATGGTTTAAATTACGATACTCGAATTTCCGTGGGATTTTTGTAAGTAAAATATCTGCTATACTCAGAGTTAATTGCTGGGATAATACGTAAATTTGAGCTCAATAAAACATTATGAATATGACCTGATCCCTACTGCTTTTTGAGTTGTTGTAGGAACCACAGCGTTGAAAACTCACTTAGCATCTACAAAGAAGCTTTTGATGTTGTTTTAGTGGTAAGTTGAACATATCCTTGGATCCATGTTTCTTACAATTTTTGTAAAGAGCAATCCTATTACTATTGACTTTTATCAGTGTGTCTGCAATATTGAAGAATTACATCATATTAAACTAAACTAATTCATAAAACAATTTGTTAAATTGAAGTGAAATACTGGGTAAGAGATGATTGAGTAGCTAATTGTAACTTGAAAATTACTTTTCCCTGCAGAATGACGCGCCTATGTGGGAAGTTATCAAATTGGTCTCTCAAATGTGTTCGACTGAGAAGTGATTGTTTGCAGAATTCATATATTCTTAGCTGtatcatcttttatttttatccTACACATCCCAAGGTTCCTCTTTAATTCCCCTTATGAAGAATGCTAACAAGTAACAAAACACTCCTTTGACACAATTTGGTGATTAGTTAGTTATACTAGGACAGTTTTATTTACTCCTATGCATATTTGTATGGCACACAAACTGCATTTTCAGTTGTGAGGGGTTATTTCATTCTGTTTgtcgttttttttattttgcttttCTATGCATAACCCTTTTGCTGGTTCCATAAAAATGTAGAACCATCTATAAGAATTTGAAGTTTTAAGGCATTATGAGTATTTTTTGTTGAAATAGTTATACTAAAATTGAGCTGTTTGGGGCCTATTTGTTTCCCCTGTCATTTCCTCGGCCTATGTACTTCCAGTTTATGCCACCAGCAACTTTACTGACTATCTATAGATATTGATGGGTGCGGGTTCAGACGGGCTCATGCGGGTGCGAGTTAAACTGCCATGCCTAGTTCCAACTTCCAATAGAGAGAAGTtttagttattctaaattcagaatttgaattttgcaatttCAGTTCAAATTTTAAGTAGTTAAAAAAGTTGAAAAACAAACCCACTGACTATTGAATGCGTGTTCATTGAAATTTCACCATAAAAACAAATATAGACTAAACCTCAATATGGGCATGAATTACAAACATGAATAAGCAAGACACTCTCCAGAGTATTTTCATAATACAATTCTGTTTCATGGATACCAAATTAATTAGATGCAACACATTGATACCAAATTAATTGGATGCAaactaagtttattttatttatatagtttCGTTTCACTTCTCTTGGCTCTCGAGAATCCTCAAAGTGAGCTCCGAGGCTGCGGATTATGCAGATGTTCCTTGAGAGCAACTACAAATTCAGCTTGCTGAGAAATTGTAACGAGACGACAAAATTGATGCAAGAATTCTTGGCGAAGATTATCAGCCTGTTTAAAGAAGCTTAGTTGTTGAGGTACATACATCAATTGAAACCCTTTGCCATCTGCTGTTGTTGTTTCATCAAGATTTTGCTTGAGTTTTACCATGCCTTGTGCAAGAGCATATTCTGCTTGTTGGCATGATTGTCCAAGATTATAAATATCACTAAGTTGTTGCTGGGTGTACATATGTTGAAGTTGAGGCAGAATAACCTGTATATATATCCAAATTAAAGCACATATAATACATATAAAGAAGCACATATAGTACATATAAAGTATGCACATGTGTTTATGAGTGGAGGCAGTGTTCCCTTTACAAACTGGTTTTGTTAGACTTTGttataaactaaaaatctaagATGATATGAGAGTCTATTTATTATCTATTGGATCACCTGCTAACTGATCAACGCTATCGAGCCGCTCGGATCATGCTCTAGATGTCGGTCCTGAGCTAGAGCGTTAAAAGTCTCACACTTTATAAGATAAAACATAAACATGTATCTATAAGGGAGAACAATCTTGAATCTATAAAACAGTTTGTTTCTAACTAATTCTATTAGTAAATTACCTGAAGAATTTGAGAAGGACGAAAGCCTCCAATCCACCATTGATTGCTTTCACATGTTATGGCAGAACCAACAGTCAAGACATGTTTCATGATTGTGTTTATTACTAACTGTAGCTTGTCATCCTCAATAACATGGTTGTGATCATTTAGAGTTTTATGTATCGCAGAAATAAGCTTGTTCTGTTCTTCAGACGAAAGTGCATACTTTTTCACAGAAATTGTGTTTCCTGCAGAATTCTTACTTCTGTTAGCTTTAAAGTATGTAGTATACAAGAAATAAAATAAGTGCTTACCAAACCAATTTACAGTTGAATGGTATTCTTAAGGATCAAGCTTTAATAAAGTATATAGTATACTAGATTTATCTAAACATATAgtatattttaactatttttatgacaatacaaatttttatatattcttACTATTACCCTTGAAGAAATCTCCTAGAGCATTAGTCTCTTTCATTGGTTTGGTTACAAGAAGCCAGAACTTAGAATTGGAATTCAAGATTTCCTTTGAATGGAGAGGCAATCACAAGCACTTAATTTCATAATGCACCAATGAAAATGGGAAGAGTGTATATATAACCAAAAAGTGAAATAAGGTGACCAAAAAAGCTTTATATGCTAGATCCTATTACTTAAATAAAACACCACATCATCCCCCACTTATCTACAAAAAAAGGGTACACTACACGTATTATTAACCATTCA encodes:
- the LOC131643860 gene encoding uncharacterized protein LOC131643860, which gives rise to MSLRLHFQSILTPNFLHYTPRVSFSTFSSGKMEAVKSSSESTVADPVLLHSKIAAIRSAGPQKLQVIADFDATLTKFWVNGTRGQTSHGLLQQDNPEYNAKRQQLYEHYHPLEFSPTLGLKEKRKLMEEWWGKTHGLLMEGGLTYESIKQSVANANIAFREGVSELFEYLEEQDIPVLIFSAGLADIIEEVLRQKLKRSFKNVKIVSNRMVFNDDGQLVSFKGKLIHSLNKNEHALDMAAPVHEHFGDIDGPADDNDLLKKRTNVLLLGDHTGDLGMSDGLNYDTRISVGFLNHSVENSLSIYKEAFDVVLVNDAPMWEVIKLVSQMCSTEK
- the LOC131643861 gene encoding transcription factor TGA1-like isoform X1, whose translation is MKETNALGDFFKGNRNTISVKKYALSSEEQNKLISAIHKTLNDHNHVIEDDKLQLVINTIMKHVLTVGSAITCESNQWWIGGFRPSQILQVILPQLQHMYTQQQLSDIYNLGQSCQQAEYALAQGMVKLKQNLDETTTADGKGFQLMYVPQQLSFFKQADNLRQEFLHQFCRLVTISQQAEFVVALKEHLHNPQPRSSL
- the LOC131643861 gene encoding transcription factor TGA4-like isoform X2, which encodes MKETNALGDFFKGNTISVKKYALSSEEQNKLISAIHKTLNDHNHVIEDDKLQLVINTIMKHVLTVGSAITCESNQWWIGGFRPSQILQVILPQLQHMYTQQQLSDIYNLGQSCQQAEYALAQGMVKLKQNLDETTTADGKGFQLMYVPQQLSFFKQADNLRQEFLHQFCRLVTISQQAEFVVALKEHLHNPQPRSSL